In a genomic window of Leifsonia xyli subsp. cynodontis DSM 46306:
- a CDS encoding ROK family transcriptional regulator, with amino-acid sequence MSAGPGDVFQLIRRSEANTRGEVQQLTGLSRMTVAQRVDALLDAGLVVEQAGAGGATGGRRPDRLTFHVERSVLAVAAVDAERSRTALTDLSGRVLAADTVDVAITDGPTTLLDALTASSHGLIGQAADGRDVVGAGISVPGPVDPRTRRPSQPPIMPGWDGFPIADHLAQSLPVPTFVENDADAMAFGEQSTNFPDNPAVCLVKVSTGIGAGLVINGSVYHGIDGGAGDIGHIRLAGEDALCQCGSRGCLAAVASGRAVAMQLTGSGIPAASGHDIGRLLREGNTDALRLTHQAGMRIGEVMATVISMINPGALIISGDLASAALLGGLRETLYPHSLPRATRNLDIRLGELGADASLIGMARIVTDSLYSADAINHQLA; translated from the coding sequence ATGAGTGCGGGACCGGGAGACGTGTTCCAGCTCATCCGCCGCTCGGAGGCGAACACCCGCGGCGAAGTGCAGCAGCTCACCGGCCTGTCGCGGATGACCGTCGCCCAGCGCGTCGACGCGCTCCTCGACGCCGGGCTCGTCGTGGAACAGGCCGGCGCGGGCGGCGCCACCGGTGGCCGCCGCCCCGACCGGCTCACCTTCCACGTCGAGCGCTCGGTGCTGGCGGTCGCCGCCGTCGACGCCGAGCGCTCCCGCACCGCGCTCACCGACCTCAGCGGACGCGTGCTGGCGGCCGACACCGTCGACGTCGCCATCACCGACGGCCCGACGACGCTGCTCGACGCCCTGACCGCCTCGTCGCATGGCCTGATCGGCCAGGCCGCCGACGGCCGGGATGTCGTGGGCGCCGGCATCTCGGTCCCCGGGCCGGTGGACCCGCGCACCCGCCGCCCGTCCCAGCCGCCGATCATGCCCGGCTGGGACGGCTTCCCGATCGCCGATCACCTCGCTCAGTCCTTGCCTGTGCCCACGTTCGTTGAGAACGACGCCGATGCGATGGCCTTCGGGGAGCAGTCCACCAACTTCCCGGACAACCCCGCGGTCTGCCTCGTGAAGGTCTCCACCGGCATCGGAGCCGGTCTGGTCATCAACGGTTCGGTGTACCACGGTATCGACGGCGGCGCCGGCGACATCGGCCACATTCGGCTCGCCGGCGAGGACGCTCTCTGCCAGTGCGGCTCCCGCGGCTGCCTCGCCGCTGTCGCCAGCGGCCGCGCGGTCGCGATGCAGCTGACCGGCTCCGGTATCCCCGCCGCCTCCGGACACGACATCGGCCGGCTCCTGCGCGAAGGGAACACCGACGCTCTCCGCCTCACCCACCAAGCGGGGATGCGCATCGGCGAAGTCATGGCCACCGTCATCTCGATGATCAATCCCGGCGCCCTCATCATCTCCGGCGACCTCGCCTCGGCCGCCCTTCTCGGCGGCCTCCGCGAAACGCTCTACCCGCACTCCCTCCCGCGCGCCACCCGCAACCTCGACATCCGCCTCGGTGAACTCGGCGCAGACGCCAGCCTCATCGGCATGGCCCGCATCGTCACCGACTCCCTCTACTCCGCCGACGCCATCAACCATCAGCTCGCGTGA
- a CDS encoding carbohydrate ABC transporter permease produces MSIPGSYAVSRLNFFGRRQISALFLAVYLFPVIIIAIPLFVGFSTLGIRESLFGLVIVYIAQTIPMSIHMLRSYLRSIPASVEEAAMIDGAGRARILWKITVSLAMPSIVSTGLYVFMIAWNEFLFALLFLAADRDLWTVSLGLSQLSNGIEVSKTVLMAGSVLLTIPIIVLYGIAERSLTEGLTSGADKG; encoded by the coding sequence GTGTCCATCCCGGGTTCCTACGCGGTGTCGCGGCTGAACTTCTTCGGCCGCCGGCAGATCAGCGCCCTCTTCCTGGCCGTCTACCTGTTCCCGGTCATCATCATCGCCATTCCGCTGTTCGTCGGGTTCTCCACACTCGGCATCCGTGAGTCGCTGTTCGGCCTGGTCATCGTGTACATCGCCCAGACCATCCCGATGTCCATCCACATGCTGCGCTCCTATCTGCGCTCCATCCCGGCGAGTGTGGAGGAGGCGGCGATGATCGACGGCGCCGGCCGAGCGCGCATCCTGTGGAAGATCACCGTCTCGCTGGCCATGCCCTCCATCGTCTCCACCGGTCTGTATGTGTTCATGATCGCGTGGAACGAGTTCCTGTTCGCCCTGCTGTTCCTCGCCGCCGACCGCGACCTGTGGACGGTCTCGCTCGGTCTCTCGCAGCTCTCCAACGGGATCGAGGTCTCCAAGACCGTGCTCATGGCCGGCTCGGTGCTGCTGACCATCCCGATCATCGTGCTCTACGGCATCGCCGAGCGCTCGCTCACCGAGGGCCTCACCAGCGGAGCGGACAAGGGGTGA
- a CDS encoding ABC transporter permease family protein: MSRILVQKHTFGALRWVVIAVLIVATAFPFYYMAELSLVPIEQVLLHPDRLWVPLQNLTLRTYADVMMSQDDGGQGFGGFMLNSALVALATVAVTLWCPSRVPTRCRG; the protein is encoded by the coding sequence ATGAGCCGCATCCTTGTCCAGAAACACACCTTCGGCGCGCTGCGCTGGGTGGTCATCGCCGTGCTGATCGTGGCCACGGCGTTCCCGTTCTACTACATGGCCGAGCTGAGTCTGGTGCCGATCGAGCAGGTGCTCCTGCACCCAGACCGGCTCTGGGTCCCGCTGCAGAATCTGACCCTGCGGACCTACGCCGACGTCATGATGTCGCAGGACGACGGCGGTCAGGGCTTCGGCGGCTTCATGCTCAACTCCGCTCTCGTCGCCCTCGCCACCGTCGCCGTCACACTCTGGTGTCCATCCCGGGTTCCTACGCGGTGTCGCGGCTGA
- a CDS encoding carbohydrate ABC transporter permease — MTQLVPPAPAPGRAAPTGGRPRRRSALANRDNRAGLTMVLPTTLIILAIVIVPVIWNLVLAFQETDFSTIAENGLFNPLTLENFAAVFADPGFWSSLWTTIVYSVLSTAGSIAVGLIAALAFRSPFRGRGLARSLMLLLLPYVAPVVAVTFVWQIMLNAQFGIVNTIGKAWFGWEHPIDFLGKAPYALITVVVFEIWRYFPFAFLFITARMVALPGDVEEAALVDGVTPWQNFRHIVLPQLLPVISLLSVLRLIMTFNKFDDVYLLTGGGAGTEVSAVRVYDQLVGSFDIGGAAANAFVLSAILGVFLFVYVKFFAGKGDDE, encoded by the coding sequence ATGACGCAACTCGTACCACCCGCGCCCGCCCCCGGGCGGGCGGCCCCGACCGGGGGCCGCCCGCGTCGGCGGTCCGCTCTGGCCAACCGCGACAACCGCGCCGGCCTGACGATGGTCTTGCCGACCACGCTGATCATCCTGGCCATCGTGATCGTCCCGGTGATCTGGAACCTCGTGCTCGCTTTTCAGGAGACCGACTTCAGCACGATCGCCGAGAATGGCCTGTTCAACCCGCTCACTCTGGAGAACTTCGCCGCGGTCTTCGCCGATCCGGGGTTCTGGAGCTCGTTGTGGACGACGATCGTCTACTCGGTGCTCTCCACGGCCGGCTCGATCGCGGTCGGCCTGATCGCGGCGCTGGCGTTCCGCTCGCCGTTCCGCGGGCGCGGCCTGGCGCGGTCGCTGATGCTGCTGCTGCTGCCCTATGTCGCACCGGTGGTCGCCGTGACCTTCGTCTGGCAGATCATGCTGAACGCGCAGTTCGGCATCGTCAACACGATCGGCAAAGCCTGGTTCGGCTGGGAGCACCCGATCGACTTCCTCGGCAAGGCTCCCTACGCGCTGATCACCGTGGTCGTCTTCGAGATCTGGCGCTACTTCCCGTTCGCGTTCCTCTTCATCACCGCACGCATGGTCGCCCTCCCTGGCGATGTGGAGGAAGCGGCCTTGGTGGACGGGGTGACTCCGTGGCAGAACTTCCGGCACATCGTGCTGCCGCAGTTGCTGCCGGTGATCTCTCTGCTGTCCGTGCTGCGGCTGATCATGACGTTCAACAAGTTCGACGACGTCTATCTGCTCACCGGCGGCGGCGCAGGAACCGAGGTCTCCGCCGTCCGTGTCTACGACCAGCTCGTCGGCAGCTTCGACATCGGCGGCGCGGCCGCGAACGCGTTCGTGCTCTCCGCCATCCTCGGCGTGTTCCTGTTCGTCTACGTGAAGTTCTTCGCCGGGAAGGGAGACGACGAATGA